One window of the Verrucomicrobium sp. genome contains the following:
- a CDS encoding NAD(P)/FAD-dependent oxidoreductase produces MRRDVAIVGAGPAGSLAALILARAGRRVLLLEKARFPRPKACGGCLNPRAWDLWRRHGLAEGFAALEHGTVRELELQRDGKPVFRRPVKGDFRAVDRAALDLWLLGEARRAGAEVREGTAVRRVGLDGAVECERETFHADFILAADGRASSIAALAGLAQPFRRDGRVGWQALLTGVDTGETLRMNVFPGGYYGCVSLGGGRADLALALEATSRLDPREVATRFFPGARIESLVSTAPLSRPPAEPARGRIWLAGDAARLVEPFTGEGIFFALASAEAAAETLRDGWGESPAALAARYQARHRRLYAGELRVNALARWLLADSRRGGRALGLLRRAPFLLERLARRVLE; encoded by the coding sequence ATGCGCCGGGACGTGGCGATCGTCGGCGCGGGCCCGGCCGGATCCCTGGCCGCCCTGATTTTGGCCCGGGCGGGCCGCCGCGTCCTCCTTTTGGAAAAGGCCCGCTTTCCCCGGCCCAAAGCCTGCGGCGGCTGCCTCAATCCCCGCGCCTGGGACCTTTGGCGGCGGCACGGCCTGGCGGAGGGCTTCGCCGCGCTGGAGCATGGGACCGTCCGGGAACTGGAACTCCAGCGGGACGGAAAACCCGTCTTCCGCCGCCCCGTGAAGGGAGACTTCCGCGCCGTGGACCGCGCGGCCCTGGACCTCTGGCTTTTGGGGGAAGCGCGCCGGGCGGGAGCGGAGGTGCGGGAAGGAACGGCGGTCCGCCGCGTCGGCCTGGACGGCGCCGTGGAGTGCGAGCGGGAGACATTCCACGCCGATTTCATCCTGGCCGCCGACGGCCGCGCCTCCTCCATCGCCGCCCTCGCCGGGCTGGCCCAGCCCTTCCGGCGGGACGGCCGGGTCGGCTGGCAGGCGCTCCTCACCGGCGTCGATACGGGGGAGACGCTCCGCATGAACGTCTTTCCCGGCGGCTACTACGGCTGCGTGAGCCTGGGCGGCGGCCGGGCGGACCTGGCCCTGGCGCTGGAAGCCACTTCCCGGCTCGATCCCCGGGAAGTGGCCACCCGTTTCTTCCCCGGCGCGCGGATCGAGTCCCTGGTCAGCACCGCCCCCCTTTCCCGCCCCCCGGCGGAGCCCGCCCGCGGACGGATCTGGCTGGCGGGGGACGCCGCCCGGCTCGTGGAGCCCTTCACCGGGGAAGGCATCTTCTTTGCCCTGGCTTCCGCGGAGGCTGCGGCGGAAACGCTGCGGGACGGCTGGGGGGAATCCCCCGCCGCGCTGGCTGCCCGCTACCAGGCCCGGCACCGGCGGCTCTACGCCGGGGAACTGCGGGTCAACGCCCTGGCCCGCTGGCTCCTGGCCGATAGCCGCCGAGGCGGGCGGGCCCTGGGCCTCCTGCGCCGCGCGCCTTTCCTGCTGGAACGGCTGGCCCGCCGGGTGCTGGAATAA
- a CDS encoding beta-ketoacyl-[acyl-carrier-protein] synthase family protein, with protein sequence MSGRRVVVTGLGALTSLGIGAEKLWQAIREERGGIGYLTRFDRTAYHAQCAAEVNDYEPSAFFPPHRLKRLDRYAQFSLVVAQEALRHAGLEPAEGAAPDPRFGVSFGTALGGIANAEQQHARFLEKGPDAIPPSLALQVFGGSAHANIAIHYGLRGYATTNSNSCASGTVAVGEAFRAIRDGYADRMVAGAAEAPLAPLTFGAFDAIKAMSKETADPAVACRPFDRRRSGFVMGEGAAAMVLEEREAARARGATIYAEVLGYSLNNDAYHMTSSLPDGASAILAMREALREAGLKPEQVDYVNAHASSTPMNDEHETHALTEVFGSHRPAVSGTKGFYGHPLGATGTIEAVVMALALHHQYVPATLHCQEPDHPGTLDLALAGRAQPLRHALSNSFGFGGINSCLVLGRAE encoded by the coding sequence GTGAGCGGCAGGCGCGTCGTCGTCACCGGCCTGGGGGCATTGACCAGCCTGGGCATCGGGGCCGAAAAGCTCTGGCAGGCCATCCGGGAGGAGCGCGGCGGGATCGGCTACCTGACCCGTTTCGACCGGACCGCCTACCACGCCCAGTGCGCGGCGGAGGTGAACGACTATGAGCCGTCCGCCTTCTTTCCCCCGCACCGGCTGAAGCGGCTGGACCGCTACGCGCAGTTCTCCCTGGTCGTGGCGCAGGAGGCGCTGCGCCACGCCGGGCTGGAACCGGCGGAAGGAGCCGCGCCCGATCCGCGCTTCGGCGTCAGCTTCGGCACCGCCCTGGGCGGCATCGCCAACGCGGAGCAGCAGCACGCCCGCTTCCTGGAAAAGGGCCCGGATGCGATCCCGCCCTCCCTGGCTCTTCAGGTCTTCGGCGGATCGGCCCACGCCAACATCGCCATCCATTACGGCCTGCGCGGCTACGCCACCACCAATTCCAACAGCTGCGCCTCCGGCACCGTCGCCGTGGGGGAGGCCTTCCGCGCCATCCGGGACGGCTACGCCGACCGGATGGTGGCCGGCGCGGCGGAGGCCCCGCTGGCCCCGCTGACCTTCGGCGCGTTCGACGCGATCAAGGCAATGTCGAAGGAGACCGCCGATCCCGCCGTGGCCTGCCGCCCCTTCGACCGCCGCCGCAGCGGCTTCGTCATGGGGGAAGGGGCCGCCGCCATGGTCCTGGAGGAGCGGGAGGCCGCCCGCGCGCGCGGCGCGACGATCTACGCGGAGGTCCTCGGCTACTCCCTGAACAACGACGCCTACCACATGACCTCCTCCCTGCCGGACGGCGCTTCCGCCATCCTGGCGATGCGGGAGGCCCTGCGGGAGGCCGGGCTGAAGCCGGAGCAGGTCGACTACGTCAACGCCCACGCCAGCAGCACGCCGATGAACGACGAGCACGAGACGCACGCCCTGACGGAGGTCTTCGGCTCCCATCGCCCCGCGGTGAGCGGGACGAAGGGCTTCTACGGCCACCCTCTCGGCGCCACCGGAACGATCGAGGCCGTCGTCATGGCCCTGGCTCTCCACCATCAATACGTCCCCGCCACCCTGCACTGCCAGGAGCCGGACCATCCCGGCACGCTGGACCTGGCCCTGGCCGGACGCGCCCAGCCGCTCCGCCATGCGCTGAGCAATTCCTTCGGCTTCGGCGGGATCAATTCCTGCCTCGTGCTGGGTCGCGCGGAGTAG
- a CDS encoding SRPBCC family protein, giving the protein MHAHKQIEIAVSREEAFALASDLERWPEFLPHYRSNEFLTRAPGGDGGIVKMACVRSGIPLSWVSVYRADAARLQMRFQHLKPLTRGMEVRWEFTPSPHGVRVEIIHDFELDWPLVGPWIADAVVGRFLIDHVAGLTLEGLKARLEGGS; this is encoded by the coding sequence ATGCACGCGCACAAGCAGATCGAGATCGCCGTGAGCCGGGAGGAGGCATTCGCCCTGGCTTCCGACCTGGAGCGGTGGCCGGAATTCCTCCCGCACTACCGCTCCAACGAGTTTCTGACCCGCGCTCCGGGCGGCGACGGCGGGATCGTGAAGATGGCCTGCGTCCGCTCCGGCATCCCCCTTTCCTGGGTCTCCGTCTACCGCGCCGACGCGGCCCGGCTGCAAATGCGCTTCCAGCACCTCAAGCCGCTGACGCGCGGCATGGAAGTCCGGTGGGAGTTCACCCCCTCCCCGCACGGCGTGCGGGTGGAGATCATCCACGATTTTGAATTGGATTGGCCCCTCGTCGGCCCCTGGATCGCGGACGCGGTGGTGGGCCGCTTCCTCATCGACCACGTCGCCGGGCTCACCTTGGAAGGGCTCAAGGCCCGGCTGGAGGGCGGCTCGTGA
- a CDS encoding methyltransferase domain-containing protein, whose product MRRDFAADHPEWMDKDEADPAALREQLRRLEQINRWFGGHAAVRRTLRALLPRKGPAAVADLASGFGDHARLLASRRPDCLVLAVDRHAATLHLAREATPPGLPVFFIQADLKRLPFRDGALDAAYCSLALHHFSEQDAVTVLREARRVARNAAVVDLVRGRLAYAAVWLLTQLWMRDAATRHDGRLSVRRSFTPAEFVALARRAGWKALRWTRLPWFRQAMVSRG is encoded by the coding sequence ATGCGCCGGGATTTTGCCGCCGACCACCCCGAGTGGATGGACAAGGATGAAGCCGATCCTGCCGCCCTGCGGGAGCAGCTCCGCCGCCTGGAGCAGATCAACCGCTGGTTCGGCGGCCACGCGGCCGTCCGCCGGACGCTGCGCGCCCTCCTGCCCCGAAAAGGCCCCGCCGCCGTGGCCGACCTGGCTTCCGGATTTGGCGACCATGCCCGTCTCCTGGCCTCGCGGCGGCCCGATTGTCTGGTCCTTGCCGTCGACCGCCACGCCGCCACCCTGCATCTGGCCCGGGAGGCGACGCCGCCCGGCCTGCCCGTCTTCTTCATCCAGGCCGATCTGAAGCGCCTCCCCTTCCGCGACGGGGCGCTCGACGCCGCCTACTGCTCCCTGGCCCTCCACCATTTTTCGGAGCAGGACGCGGTGACCGTGCTGCGGGAAGCCCGCCGCGTGGCGCGGAACGCCGCCGTCGTGGACCTCGTGCGGGGGCGCCTGGCCTACGCCGCCGTCTGGCTCCTGACCCAGCTTTGGATGCGGGACGCCGCCACGCGGCACGACGGGCGGCTCTCCGTCCGCCGCTCGTTCACCCCGGCGGAATTCGTCGCCCTGGCCCGGCGGGCGGGGTGGAAGGCGTTGCGGTGGACGCGCTTGCCCTGGTTCCGGCAGGCCATGGTGTCGCGCGGCTGA
- a CDS encoding ATP-dependent 6-phosphofructokinase, translating into MTPFRIGVLTSGGDCPGLNAVIRAAVCAATNRGWEVIGFTDGYEGLLSPVRYRKLTEANTAGITSLGGTILGTTNKGRFVAKVGMGEKALIPAAIIDEAKETLEGLGIGALVCIGGDGSLTTAQQLFESGINTVGVPKTIDNDISATASSFGFDSAVHCVTDALDRLHTTAHSHKRVMVVEVMGRHAGWIALHGGLAGGADAILIPEIPFSYEKLARYIKYRVADGYPTTMIVVAEGAASAEGEAVLQQVSQGKGELRLGGIGQEVGQYIERMTGRETRVMVLGHLQRGGAPTTVDRILGTRFGVGAIEMIERKEFGHMVSYRNQMIGSVSIADAVGQLQTVPPDGQMVSAARAIGVYFGN; encoded by the coding sequence ATGACTCCATTTCGCATCGGGGTGCTTACCAGCGGGGGGGACTGCCCCGGACTCAACGCGGTCATCCGTGCCGCCGTTTGCGCGGCGACCAACCGGGGCTGGGAAGTCATCGGCTTTACCGACGGCTACGAGGGGCTCCTTTCCCCTGTCCGCTACCGGAAGCTGACGGAGGCGAACACCGCCGGCATCACCAGCCTGGGCGGCACCATCCTGGGCACGACCAATAAGGGCCGCTTCGTCGCCAAGGTCGGCATGGGAGAAAAGGCGCTCATCCCCGCGGCCATCATCGACGAGGCAAAGGAAACCCTGGAAGGCCTGGGCATCGGCGCTCTGGTCTGCATCGGCGGCGACGGGTCCCTGACCACGGCGCAGCAGCTTTTCGAGTCCGGCATCAACACCGTGGGTGTGCCCAAGACGATCGACAACGACATTTCGGCCACCGCCAGCAGCTTCGGCTTCGATTCCGCCGTCCACTGCGTCACCGACGCCCTCGACCGCCTGCACACCACCGCCCACAGCCATAAGCGGGTGATGGTGGTGGAGGTGATGGGCCGCCACGCCGGGTGGATCGCCCTGCACGGCGGCCTGGCGGGCGGCGCGGACGCCATCCTCATCCCGGAGATCCCCTTTTCCTACGAGAAGCTGGCCCGCTATATTAAATACCGCGTGGCCGACGGCTACCCCACCACCATGATCGTGGTGGCGGAAGGAGCCGCTTCTGCGGAGGGGGAGGCCGTGCTCCAGCAGGTTTCCCAGGGGAAAGGGGAGCTGCGGCTGGGCGGCATCGGCCAGGAAGTCGGCCAATACATCGAGCGGATGACCGGCCGGGAAACGCGCGTCATGGTCCTGGGCCACCTCCAGCGCGGCGGCGCGCCGACGACGGTCGACCGGATCCTGGGCACCCGCTTCGGCGTGGGCGCCATCGAGATGATCGAGCGGAAGGAATTCGGCCACATGGTCAGCTACCGCAACCAGATGATCGGCTCGGTGTCGATCGCCGACGCCGTCGGCCAGCTTCAGACGGTGCCGCCGGACGGCCAGATGGTCTCCGCCGCGCGGGCCATCGGCGTTTACTTCGGCAATTAG
- a CDS encoding UvrD-helicase domain-containing protein, translated as MSDRQRFLSELDANFSVQAAAGTGKTTALVGRIAALAREKPETLDRLVVVTYTHRAADEMRQRVQAELFPSFADGRAGTLAQHFSRIFIGTIHSFCLRLIREYGLWLGYGASPVTEGEDDALLFRDFVRQRAPEAEPAWLAHVHRAVTAREISALARELSRRAVDWSAVAGLPGPNAAEREAALLALKIDPEALADVTSVSAKARETIAHWISRWREMAAAWNAADGAFVPMPAYDGKEGGKGLQEAWPLQLAKWGDPMLEAVLHAAVREAAAYQEFRLRAGRLFFGDQIVLAHRLLRQPEVRARLLGEGFHILLDEAQDTDPLQFQLLAELARPPESGLFSWPAADAEPPLPGRFVMVGDGQQAIYRERASIDVYRRYHDAVGRSAHGACLTFSETYRCRPGVAAFVNDRFPHVLTGEPGQARFVPLKPENRDTPGRVVRWQRPKMIDGSGRKEAAEAAWLARELGRLGPAGLGARNWGEVAILCPKRAWLTVIHEALRKEGIPSLLHFDLPRAHDPAYLWLTALLTLQTDPGDEFEVAGLLRELYGVSDAAIYRFRYRDGLARPRRVAPAPFPSPDGPVEAFLDAWHRRRGQTERLPLALAVSAWIEESRLRDRLAALGAPGTGLERLLLQAHAAQQEGRSLREFHESLRRGLEEPGAVQAASGGETVELMTMKKAKGLQWDAVVIPFLGHQDKPGGQGDYPKVFLPLDPASGEGEEEVPLALSPTFASSTLRAAIERNQEEAERERRRLYYVACTRARHTLVFVDDAPVWERETKTGVSLPGPNGYTGMLGPQESAEAFANPLELSAALLSETPLAAEAGGKTALPAQADAWPEKVELAPLLLATKKAPSRHETEEEPLSPAAESLLPRREWIEEMATEGTDYGTWWHETLRLWPWGKDAAAFAALAVRQLPEGPAQERGARELEAFRRSALHGLLAALPAEARLQEIPYSRLREADGRIDFLYREPEGTWVLLDWKTDTWNPRELSREAFAAGLAERYGAQLHAYGEALAGFFPGMETLRSRIYSTALDAVLDL; from the coding sequence ATGTCCGATCGGCAGCGGTTTCTTAGCGAGCTGGACGCCAACTTTTCCGTCCAGGCCGCCGCGGGGACCGGGAAGACCACCGCCCTGGTGGGCCGCATCGCCGCCCTGGCCCGGGAGAAGCCGGAGACGCTAGACCGCCTCGTCGTCGTCACCTACACCCACCGCGCCGCCGACGAGATGCGCCAACGCGTCCAGGCGGAACTCTTCCCCTCCTTTGCCGACGGGCGCGCGGGAACGCTGGCCCAGCATTTCTCCCGCATCTTCATCGGGACGATCCACAGCTTCTGCCTGCGCCTCATCCGGGAATACGGCCTCTGGCTCGGCTACGGCGCCTCCCCCGTCACGGAGGGGGAGGACGACGCCCTCCTCTTCCGCGACTTCGTCCGCCAGCGCGCGCCGGAAGCGGAGCCCGCGTGGCTGGCCCACGTCCACCGCGCCGTCACCGCGCGGGAGATTTCCGCGCTGGCCCGGGAACTGAGCCGCCGGGCCGTCGACTGGAGCGCCGTCGCCGGGCTGCCCGGCCCCAACGCGGCGGAGCGGGAAGCCGCCCTCCTGGCCCTCAAGATCGACCCGGAAGCCCTGGCCGACGTGACCAGCGTCAGCGCCAAGGCCAGGGAAACCATCGCCCACTGGATTTCCCGCTGGCGGGAAATGGCCGCCGCCTGGAACGCCGCCGACGGCGCCTTCGTCCCCATGCCCGCCTATGACGGAAAGGAAGGCGGCAAGGGCCTCCAGGAAGCCTGGCCGTTACAATTGGCGAAGTGGGGCGATCCGATGCTGGAGGCCGTCCTCCATGCCGCCGTGCGGGAGGCCGCCGCCTACCAGGAATTCCGGCTCCGCGCCGGGCGGCTCTTCTTCGGCGACCAGATCGTTCTGGCCCACCGCCTCCTGCGCCAGCCGGAGGTCCGCGCGCGGCTCCTGGGAGAGGGCTTCCACATCCTTTTGGACGAGGCGCAGGACACCGACCCGCTTCAGTTTCAGCTCCTGGCCGAACTGGCCCGCCCCCCGGAAAGCGGCCTCTTCAGCTGGCCCGCCGCAGACGCGGAGCCTCCCCTTCCCGGCCGCTTCGTCATGGTCGGGGACGGCCAACAGGCCATCTACCGGGAGCGCGCCTCCATCGACGTCTACCGCCGCTACCACGACGCCGTGGGCCGTTCCGCCCACGGGGCCTGCCTGACCTTTTCCGAGACGTACCGCTGCCGCCCGGGCGTCGCCGCCTTCGTCAACGACCGCTTCCCCCACGTGCTGACGGGGGAGCCTGGCCAGGCCCGCTTCGTCCCCCTCAAGCCGGAGAACCGGGACACGCCGGGCCGCGTCGTCCGGTGGCAACGGCCCAAAATGATCGACGGCAGCGGCCGGAAGGAAGCGGCGGAAGCCGCCTGGCTGGCCCGTGAACTGGGCCGCCTGGGCCCGGCCGGCCTGGGCGCGCGGAATTGGGGGGAAGTCGCCATCCTGTGCCCGAAGCGGGCTTGGCTCACCGTCATCCACGAGGCGCTGCGGAAGGAAGGCATTCCCAGCCTCCTCCACTTCGACCTGCCCCGCGCCCACGATCCGGCCTACCTCTGGCTCACCGCCCTCCTCACCCTCCAGACCGATCCGGGCGACGAGTTCGAGGTCGCCGGCCTCCTGCGGGAACTTTACGGCGTCTCCGACGCGGCGATCTACCGCTTCCGCTACCGGGACGGCCTGGCCCGGCCCCGGCGCGTCGCGCCCGCGCCCTTCCCCTCCCCGGACGGCCCGGTCGAGGCCTTCCTCGACGCCTGGCACCGGCGGCGCGGCCAAACGGAGCGCCTGCCGCTGGCCTTGGCCGTCTCCGCGTGGATCGAGGAGAGCCGCCTGCGCGACCGTCTGGCCGCCCTGGGCGCTCCCGGCACAGGCCTCGAGCGGCTGCTCCTCCAGGCCCACGCGGCCCAGCAGGAGGGCCGAAGCCTGCGGGAATTCCACGAATCCCTCCGGCGCGGCCTGGAGGAACCCGGCGCGGTCCAGGCGGCCTCCGGCGGGGAGACGGTGGAACTCATGACGATGAAGAAGGCCAAAGGCCTGCAGTGGGACGCCGTGGTCATCCCCTTCCTGGGCCACCAGGACAAACCCGGCGGCCAGGGCGATTATCCCAAGGTCTTCCTTCCCCTCGACCCGGCCTCCGGCGAAGGGGAAGAGGAAGTCCCCCTGGCCCTTTCCCCCACCTTCGCCTCCAGCACGCTGCGCGCGGCCATCGAGCGGAATCAGGAGGAGGCGGAACGGGAGCGGCGGCGGCTTTACTACGTCGCCTGCACCCGGGCCCGGCACACCCTCGTCTTCGTCGACGACGCGCCGGTCTGGGAACGGGAAACGAAAACCGGCGTCTCCCTGCCCGGCCCGAACGGCTACACCGGAATGCTGGGCCCCCAGGAATCGGCCGAAGCGTTCGCCAACCCCCTAGAGCTGAGCGCGGCCCTCCTTTCCGAAACGCCGCTGGCCGCCGAAGCGGGCGGAAAGACCGCCCTGCCCGCCCAGGCCGACGCCTGGCCGGAAAAGGTGGAGCTGGCCCCGCTCCTCCTGGCCACGAAGAAGGCGCCTAGCCGCCACGAAACGGAAGAGGAGCCGCTTTCCCCCGCCGCCGAGAGCCTGCTGCCGCGCCGGGAATGGATCGAGGAAATGGCGACGGAAGGGACCGACTACGGCACCTGGTGGCACGAGACGCTCCGCCTTTGGCCCTGGGGGAAGGACGCCGCCGCCTTCGCCGCCCTGGCCGTCCGGCAGCTCCCGGAAGGCCCCGCGCAGGAGCGCGGCGCGCGGGAGCTGGAAGCCTTCCGCCGCTCCGCCCTGCACGGCCTGCTGGCCGCCCTCCCCGCGGAGGCGCGCCTCCAGGAAATCCCCTACAGCCGCCTGCGGGAGGCCGACGGGCGGATCGACTTCCTCTACCGGGAACCGGAAGGAACCTGGGTGCTGCTGGACTGGAAGACCGATACGTGGAACCCGCGGGAGCTTTCCCGCGAGGCCTTCGCCGCCGGGCTGGCGGAACGCTACGGCGCGCAGCTGCACGCCTACGGGGAGGCCCTGGCCGGTTTCTTTCCCGGGATGGAAACGCTGCGGAGCCGGATCTACAGCACGGCGCTGGACGCCGTCCTCGACCTCTAA